From Pelosinus fermentans DSM 17108, the proteins below share one genomic window:
- a CDS encoding coenzyme F420-0:L-glutamate ligase, with amino-acid sequence MAELELKPVGTRILTDKDNIVDMIEKYTKEDIGPDDVVSVAESVVAITQGRVARPEDFKVCFLAKILCRFVPQKGSLSSVYGMQSLMDAEGKWRVLFAMIIGMFAKIVGKNGVFYELAGSHAALVDDVTGTMPPFDKCLVYGPLEANSVAEEIKRRLGCYGAAVADVNDLKRALVVGASAGLDPKKLAHILIDNPFGNASQRTPIVIIKNYAAVERRTENLLSIE; translated from the coding sequence ATGGCAGAACTTGAACTCAAACCAGTAGGTACGCGTATTTTAACAGATAAAGACAATATTGTAGATATGATTGAAAAGTATACCAAAGAGGATATTGGACCGGATGATGTAGTATCGGTAGCTGAGAGTGTCGTTGCGATTACCCAGGGACGTGTGGCAAGGCCCGAAGATTTTAAAGTGTGCTTTTTAGCGAAGATTTTATGTCGCTTTGTACCTCAAAAAGGTAGTTTATCTAGTGTATACGGTATGCAGTCATTAATGGATGCAGAAGGTAAGTGGCGCGTTTTATTTGCCATGATTATAGGAATGTTTGCCAAAATTGTGGGGAAGAATGGTGTGTTTTATGAACTGGCAGGTTCACATGCTGCTCTAGTTGATGATGTTACGGGCACAATGCCTCCATTTGATAAATGTCTGGTATACGGGCCTTTGGAGGCAAATAGCGTAGCAGAGGAAATTAAGCGTCGATTAGGCTGTTATGGTGCAGCAGTGGCAGATGTAAATGATTTAAAACGAGCATTGGTAGTAGGTGCTTCAGCAGGTCTTGATCCTAAGAAGTTGGCACATATTTTGATTGATAATCCTTTCGGTAACGCTTCCCAACGGACACCGATTGTTATTATTAAAAATTATGCAGCAGTAGAGAGAAGGACAGAAAATCTTCTTTCTATTGAGTAA
- a CDS encoding 2-hydroxyacyl-CoA dehydratase family protein: protein MANIGITTTVPVEIILAAENVPVDLNNVFITDKEANRLVEGAEDAGYPRNICGWIKGLYSVVVERGNIDTVLAVTQGDCSNTHALMETLQLVGVETIPFAYPFDRDYDLLKLQMDKLITALKTDWEQVMAVKKRLDGVRSKIAEMDRLTWQENLVSGWDNHLFQVSCSDFNGNVNEFEQDIDQFLLKTKSANEFTEDIRLGYIGVPPIFNDLYSHFEKMGARVVFNEVQRQFAMPYQVEDLVEQYRLYTYPYGVFQRIEDIKGEIEKRNLDGIVHYVQSFCFRQIEDMIFREKLDIPILTIEGDKPGKLDARTKLRMDSFLEMLR, encoded by the coding sequence ATGGCTAATATTGGTATTACTACAACCGTACCTGTGGAGATTATTTTAGCAGCCGAAAATGTGCCAGTAGATTTAAATAATGTATTTATTACTGATAAAGAAGCCAATCGATTAGTAGAAGGAGCTGAAGATGCAGGTTACCCTCGTAATATATGCGGCTGGATTAAAGGTTTATATTCTGTAGTCGTAGAGAGGGGAAATATAGATACAGTACTTGCAGTTACCCAAGGAGATTGCAGTAACACTCATGCCTTAATGGAAACTTTGCAATTGGTAGGTGTGGAGACCATTCCCTTTGCGTATCCTTTTGATCGGGATTATGATCTTTTGAAATTGCAGATGGATAAATTAATTACAGCTTTAAAAACGGATTGGGAGCAGGTTATGGCTGTAAAAAAACGCTTAGATGGGGTCAGAAGTAAAATTGCTGAAATGGACCGCCTTACCTGGCAGGAAAATCTAGTAAGTGGCTGGGATAACCACTTATTTCAGGTTAGCTGCAGTGATTTTAATGGAAATGTGAATGAATTTGAGCAGGATATTGATCAGTTTTTACTAAAAACAAAGTCTGCCAATGAATTTACAGAAGATATCCGCTTAGGGTATATTGGTGTTCCGCCTATTTTTAATGATCTATATAGTCATTTTGAAAAGATGGGAGCAAGAGTTGTCTTCAATGAAGTGCAGCGGCAGTTTGCCATGCCTTATCAAGTAGAGGATTTAGTGGAACAATACAGACTGTATACCTATCCTTATGGTGTATTTCAGAGAATTGAAGATATTAAGGGAGAAATAGAAAAACGTAATTTGGATGGTATTGTGCATTATGTCCAAAGTTTCTGTTTCAGGCAGATTGAAGATATGATCTTTAGGGAAAAATTAGATATACCCATACTAACCATCGAAGGAGATAAGCCGGGTAAGCTTGATGCCAGAACGAAACTTCGAATGGATAGTTTTTTGGAAATGCTGCGATGA
- a CDS encoding acyl-CoA dehydratase activase: MFCGIDLGSRSVKLVIMDQEGVNRSEIFETVQFYRNYGQPGKNGLIVDFASVGVGEFDKVVATGYGRNTINIVGATVIAELKAHVIGAMWQTGLNNFTLLDLGGQDSKVIKVRKGKMVDFATNDKCAASTGRYLENMATVLGISLAELSSYKENPVELSATCAIFGESELIGRIVEGYSVPELAAGVNYTIFKRIKPMLHSLASEVIVFTGGVALGKAIGQTISSELGVEVVVPKYPQLNGAIGCGVYSWEKRG; this comes from the coding sequence GTGTTTTGTGGTATCGATTTAGGCAGTCGTAGTGTAAAATTAGTTATAATGGATCAAGAAGGTGTAAACCGTTCTGAAATCTTTGAAACCGTACAGTTTTATCGAAACTATGGACAGCCTGGGAAAAATGGATTAATTGTTGACTTTGCCTCTGTGGGTGTAGGGGAATTTGATAAGGTGGTTGCTACTGGCTATGGACGTAATACCATCAATATTGTAGGAGCTACTGTCATTGCAGAATTAAAAGCACACGTGATAGGAGCCATGTGGCAGACGGGACTTAATAATTTTACTTTATTGGATTTAGGTGGACAGGATAGTAAAGTCATTAAAGTGCGTAAAGGTAAAATGGTAGATTTTGCGACAAATGATAAATGCGCTGCCAGCACAGGGCGATATTTAGAAAATATGGCAACGGTTCTCGGGATTAGTTTAGCAGAGCTTAGCAGTTATAAGGAAAATCCTGTAGAGTTGTCTGCAACTTGTGCTATCTTTGGAGAGTCTGAGCTTATTGGACGTATTGTGGAAGGTTATAGCGTTCCAGAATTGGCAGCTGGCGTTAATTATACGATTTTCAAGAGAATCAAACCGATGCTCCATTCTCTTGCCAGTGAAGTGATTGTCTTTACAGGAGGCGTGGCTTTAGGAAAAGCCATTGGACAAACCATCTCTTCTGAACTTGGAGTAGAGGTTGTTGTACCAAAGTATCCGCAACTCAATGGAGCAATCGGCTGTGGGGTTTATTCCT